The nucleotide window AAAAGATTTGGTCCATATTCCCAGTACCTATATTATTAACCTCCTTGGTCTTGTAGCTAGCTAGTAAGGCTGCTGATCCTGAGGATTTAAATCTGGCATAGGTCCACATAAAAAGTTTTGTGATTTGAGTTTTGTGATTTCTGTTAATAAATCCTCAGaagaaagaaaattttattggcATCAACACATATTGCAGACAAATTATATGGCGaaagattaaaacaaaatgtaaaataaaagcaaaaaaaaagaacaattaatGTGTTGAACAATTGAACAGTAGGTGTACCCAAAGTTTGGTCATTCATTTTGTTAACACACCTGTGACTTTAAAACACGTAAAGTTGTTGTACCTGCACCGGACAAATAGACGGTGATAATATAGGATTGCCAACCCATTGTAGAGTGAGAGCACTTGCTGTTATTCTCCGTCGAGAATGACAGTCGGTACCCAAATCGATAAGAATCTATCATTATCattatggtatttattttactttaaaaaaaataactttgttcGTCAGAGAGTGACTGGGTTACTGTATGTACAGGAAAACGATACGTagcaaaattaacaaatttaattatattgtggaGAAATGACCTTGTAAGAAATTGATGATACTCCTTGATATCAGTGTATATGGGAAGAGCTtggaaaatttgtttttttttcctggGGATAACCCCTCGGAATTTGTCCCGTCTCGGAGATGATGGAGGGTTATATCGGACTCCTACAGAATAAAACCACGATGTTGCTTCGTTCCGCAAGAACGAGGACATTCCCGCGACCCAGCTGACGGTTGTTCATTTTTGAAGAACTCGGTGTATCTTTTCTTGATTGCGACTACTTGTCAGGGACACGGGACACGCGACAATCTCGAGGGCCTTAGGAAGAGCTTTCTATCTTATGAATAGCTAACCATCtaacagttttaattaaaatacaaaagtagTTTTTCTATCGCTTCATAGTGCAGTTTTATAGCAGTGAGATAACTATTACGGATCTTAAGTAATCTAATTGAGGCTGACGGTCGGTCAGCTGTAATGCACAgactttatataatactttacggAACTACGaagtacttttttctttttggggttacattgaaataatgtttttgtaattgtaacGATGAAATACGATTTTTAAATACCAAATGGttaattgcattattataattgttttaattagcaagctttaaaattaatattatagtaacgaTGATGTTCTACTTACGTATAAAaggataaaattaaacaatcaaagagactaaacaataaataatgtaaatataatttatttatttatttaataataagaggAAAATCGCTTGTAAGCGTtggtaataaaaagtaatactgATTGTTAAGTAATAATGTTTGAGGAAGGCTATGTAGTTCACACGTATAAaggattaagttttttttagaatattcttttatgttttaatacaaaCGACAAAAGGCTTTTCATGTTGATCTTTTAACaggcataaaaaataaattaaacataaggaagttactttatcaaatattaaaatatgtcttCAAAATACcccgaagatttttttttctacaattgCTCAACAGCCTCGATGCAGACCGCATTTACTTTCATACAAATATTGCGAGTTGCTGCGCGGGCCAACACTCGCTTACCGACGCTTGCCCGTTGCAATCTTTTAGTGgagtaataaaacaatatttagacCATATTTGAACTATGAAGGTCCTAATAATACTTGCTGTGTGTGCAGTCGTGTCCACAAAAATTATACGtaagtcttttattttatttattatgctatTAACGTGTTAGAACCTAAATAACAAACTCATGTCATGCGGAACTATTCTGTAAGGACCAACACgccgtgaaatattaaaaagcgaTTTGCgacaatgtttaaaaaatattttaacaatactcTAAATTAATTAACCAGTGTAACCAGAGTCGGCTTTGATCATTTTATGATTGGGACACTTAATGTCAAATTTTCTTGTAGAATTGCTTAGCTGATTACCATacgtaattttaaattcttacagcaaaaaataaactaagaaaaaaaatatatatttttaatttatgttcataTAAGAATCTAACAATACTGCATCGTTAAAtgaattaggttttttttttaaataatgtctgTAAATGTATCTTGTGAAAACCAGTAGACACTTTTAATTACACCAGCCCAAGAGATAATAGCTAAGAAATGAGAGGGATTCCGAGGGATCATATAAAAAGctcaaataagtaaaaaaagtgatttttttaaatatttgatgtgACTAGtagaatcattattttttaaatataaaccttTATTTGGAGACAAATGAAAAGCGTTGTTTGTTCACgcgatacatttatttaaattcaaacattACCAGTCAcagaatatatgtaaaataaaaatatatgtgatcTCATAGCAACATATAATAAccgattgaatataaataaatgattattaatatatataactcaatATATAATGTGCTGGTAAAGTTTAtctacactggtggtagggctttgtgcaagctcgccttggtaggtaccacccactcatcagatattctaccgcaaaacagcagtacctggtattgtttgtattgtattgttccggtttgagtgagctagtgtaattacaggcacaagggacataatatcttagttcccaaggttggtggcgcattggcgatataagctatggttaacttttcttacaatgccaatatctatgggcattggtgaacatttaccatcaggtggcccatatactcgtccacctcccagttctataaaaaaaattatcttgtaatgattcaaatatatttgtaaaacattacataaaagaatggttatatatgaaaataactaagttattataaaatcataaaaattaaaaagtaatttctgATCATTATAAGGATCTAATTTCCTAAATATTGTATAAGAAGACTTTTATCTTATATGCTTAGTTTATATTGTGTTaagataatatgaataatattttaagtatcataatataattatatagaagtaaataagtgcgacatttttttttcacacacggccatctgatcccaaattaagcagagcttgtgctttggaaaccagacaactgatatactacatatactacttttttcttttgtaaatacatacttatatagatagttacaaccatactcaggacaaacagacatgttcatgcacacaaatgtccatcctgggtgggaatcgaacccacaactttcggcgtcaGGTATCTACAAACCATGtcaaacggctcgtcaaatgtCTGCAACTGTACACACGTTGTTAACTTAATAACTTACTCTTTACAGTacgttttaaactttaattttaactattttttactttagtatttaataataataaacttttactgGACTAGtgatatacaaataacataaattttcaatatgcaattgttaaaaattcaataaaaatatcctatgatagtaagtattaattttattttaataataaaaaaaataatctaatttcgcaaattcaatcaaattttaaactattaattttaaactatttctaataaataatatccaattattaattaaaaaaaaaatgttatatctttatatttgaaacaattttaaaccaacattattaaaatattagggTCAATTGTTTAATCGAACTTCACGTGAACAGATATAGTCAACATtagaattaaacaatttaagaggtgctattgatatatatttaacttagtaTGCGATTttgactttattaaaaaatattgtagaatGGCATACGCTtacttttatgtgcttaattttatttctacaattataaatattgtggtAGCTTACAATCGCCTCATCAATAAGAGTGCAGCAGCCtaccagtgggacatttacaggctgaaaCGTTCTATTAGCAAGAAAATGAAGTAcggatataaaaacaaaacttaacaaAACTCGTCATGTTTATGGCGATTTTTGTCTTGAAGTAAATGACGTCACCGCCGatattattcaataacaataataataatgtaaccaTTTGTTTATGACAACATGAACTGAAAATTCATataaagtttcatcaaaatcagttaagtggcttagccgtgaaagcataacagatgTCTGCCTCTGTCTAAACAGAGTTACttatgcatttatattattagtattgataaacttaaatattatttaacagttatataattacaagcaaATAAAATTTGCCTACAATGAAACTGACATATTGCGTAACAAAAATATGGATATGTCGTCGACCGGGATATGTCGAAACAAGAAATACTGGAGGCAAGCTTTGTTTAGCAACCTCTGTTGTGAAAACTGTTTAGGTAACTTTATACTAATTCTGatcaatatatagtaaaaattttataacacggTGCGTGATATAGTTAGTTCGTGTTaaggttgaaaaaaaaaatattaagatgtttttttttagaattttcttTTTGGATCTATCAAGTGGAGATTACGTAGATAAAGAATAAATTGCaatttgttgttaaattttactattacaCGTTTTATAACTTTTTGGATGTTCGACATAAGTAACGTTGACATTttggtaacagtaacagcctgttaatgtcccactgttgggctaaggcctcctctccatttttgaggagaaggcttggagcttattccaccacgctgttccaatgcgggttggtagaatacacatgtggcagtatttcaatgaaattagacacatgcaggtttcctcacgatgttttccttcactgtcaagtacgagatgaattataaacacaaattaagcacatgaatattcagtattgcttgcccgggtttgaacccacgatcatcagttaaggttcacgcgttcttacctctcagctttttttacattttggtaatatatcatatattataatgaaatctaGATCtccttgaaataaattataatgaaatttattagcTGACGAAAGATTAGAAttataagtagttttttatgTTTCTTAATATTTGTTCGCGATCAAATTTGGAATATTGGAACGCAtttgtgttaaattttatagttattcggttaaaatgtaactttatatttactgAAGATTCATGCACGTAAACAAACTTAGTATTTACTTTACGAATTCTATTAAGCTTCGTAAATTCTTATTTAACTTGAATAAACACACGCTTGTAGATATGTAAGTGCATAAGAACTATATACACAGATAATCTTGTATATGGCTCGTTATGTTTAGATCGGAAAACAGTTTTTTCAAAATATCTCTAATCGTatcgtttgatatttatttaataatcaattcaAATGTTCCAAGGAGTAAAATATTTAGCAAAGCTTAtttaaagctttattttatttacatataaatatagtataacgTAGAatagtaattaaagaaaattcatTCAAATAACTTATAGATTTTCCGTTCTGTTTTCCAGCGGACGACTTCCCACAATGCAAACGAAATGACCCAGAATtggataaatgtattttaaaagcaGTTGACGTAGTAAAGCCAAGGCTATTAAATGGTATTCCTGAAGTAAACGTTCCGGCCTTGGATCCTTTCAATGTGCCAACATTGAAACTGGACAGAACTGCCTCTAACTTAAGACTGAAGGCTACTATTAAGAACATGAAGGCGTTCGGCGCATCTAACTTTAAGATTGagaaagtaaagtaagtaattttttttttgtcaatttacTGTACGTAATGACacgaacatatttatatatattgattgacATAATTTAGAAGATATCAAAaactaaatgttaattaaataatcaaacgtATGATTAAGGGGAATTTTAGCCGAATATTCGGGCTATTATGAAAATGATCACCCATTTCTTATTTAACTTAATGcagttatttgttataaaaaaatatccaaggCCGATccgaatttttattattattgttgttatttttattattgtttataatatcctCATATCTCAAGCAAGAAAGTATTTTTGacagtaataattaatactaccataccaatataaaataaataataatattatcaataaacaaaACGATTAAGTATTTTTTCTGTGTAGGTTAATAACTTCCTCGGTTTACTAACAAGTTCAGTGTTCCGCTCTACTGATTTGTTGTTTCATTTGAATCTTTTTAGATATTGCAATTTCTCGCATTATTTATACCGCTAATACGTAAGGGTAACGTCACTTATATCATAACGAAATATCatacaaaagtatataatactaatGCTTTAAACAGAAAACTTTTATTTGCTTACATTAACTATGTCATTCGATTAGCatgataaaagttataatttaaacatacatatatagagctaccaacccgcattggagcagcgtggtggaataagctccaaaccttctcctcaaaaaaagaggagaggaggcctttagcccagcagtgggacattcacaggctgttacggatatataGAGccgtttgtttgttatatatttaatgatatttacctaaaaatatatcgtGGTAACAAATGCTTTGCAGTATGTAAGTaggcattattttataaacttcgTAGGCTTGGCtcttaatttgtatgtatttgttttgcTAAGTAATTCTGTATAGTTACATCTCACGTatcatttattcatttgtaGAGTAATtgaactagtgtaattacagccatcAACCGGCAGTACACAAACCGGCCTGAACTTTTTCccgacccatcggattatgaaagcgAGGGAATAGATAGTGCATGTATGTTTGACATATATCCTGCGCATGTGCCTAGTCGTCGGTTAAATCGGCCAAGAGGATATCatagacacgaccggaaagagttcaggcgtaggaccaccgactttacgtgctttccgaagcacgggactGTATacgcttccaacttccagactccgggctttctgacagaaaaactcaataactttttattggcccgacctgtgaATTGCACCCAGGTCCTCCGGGTatgcggctttacatcaagccactagaccaacgaggcagtcagcaCGTATCATAACAtgtactattctataaaatacgGATATTTAAACGGACATTAGATAAATTGATTGCCTACACTTCTATGTAACTAACAAATTATGTAAACAAACATAGATAGTAGATTTTAACCTACTTCGAATTGTCGGAACTATTTAAACATCAATGGTTATTAGGGAATCTTAGGGCTGACTTTggtttatttttactaatgtaCTGttagttataataacaaaagcgtatttttagttttttttataatgttaatctaataatattgaacaaaagctttaattatattaaagaacaaGAATCATGTcttatacataaacaaacaataaaaataaatcaacaacGGGTTTTTACCATAATTAATTAGCAGAGTATGTATAagttgttatgtttataatgttcGGTTACTAACTAAAGTAGCTTAGAACATAatctttatgaatataataaaattatttctagttTTCCAACCATTGAACTACGtgcaaaataactttaaattatttttacgtaaTAATGGCATGAGCTGtttatgttatttactttaatacgaAATTGCGGTTATACATAGCAACAGAATTACATAAACACtgtaatttcatacaaaataccTAATAAGTGTATGTACaactaaaatctaaatttacAACAACTTTGTGGAATTTCTTCGTATTTTCGTTATATCAGCTAAAGGTCATCCGACTTCCAAAAAAAGGTAGGAGCTTTCCACATTTTTCCCCAGAACTTCATCATTTATGAAATGAtttggaaaattattttttggtcGAGTAGCAAATTtaaatggaaaatatatatttcccaTTTAATACCATCCCTGggtgaaaaaaatacatgattacaaattaaactttgggttcttattttattttaagtctgTTTTGTGTTTAAGCAGATAATCATGTCATgtgtatataacataaatgatttacTTTAAGGAAACTTTATccttttaaatgaatatattgccAGTAACTCAACAAAAAGTTTCCGGCACTTTCGAAATGTGTATCATGACCAAtgtcaaatgaataaaaaattgttgtatttcggtttgaagggtgagtgagccagtgtaattactagcacaagggacataacatcttagttcccgaggttggtggcgcattggcgatgtaagcgatagttaacattggtgaccacttaccatcaagtagcccatgtgctcgtccgcctactatactataaaaaaatcgggCTTGCAGTACTTTAATCAAATGATAAAAGCTTCAAACATAGATTTGAATCAATGAgctataatttaacaattaataatcgCAGCGGTCATCGCTACTAGCATCCTTTCTAATATAAATTCTttctaataaacttttttttcgaTACTGTTGTTTAAATTTCCAGTACCCAAAGGTGCAAGATAACTTAtggaaagttaataaaatttttcatCGACGAAATATATCGTAGCGTAATAATTGATATTGTGGTCGTAGAAATTACCATAAAGTGACCATAAATTCCGAAAATCAATCACTGCTTAACTCTGTTCGCTATCACAACAATTAATGGTTCATTGAGTTGCACTGTTATGGTTTGTTaccactatattttttataacaaaaaaaaataaataaaataactactatTCGTCTCGTGACTTGCACTATTAGattgaaatgatatttaataaaactatatgatACTTAATACTACTATTTACAGGTTGAACCTCAACAACAAGTACGTGGGTGAAGTGAAACTAACGATCCCACAGCTAGAAGTGACGGCCGAGTATGACGTGCGCGGCTCCAGAATCCTAACCCTCGACATAAGTGGCAAAGGAAAATTCAGAAGCAATTTTagtaagattattatatgatttttttttatttcataaaaagacATGGTGGTTTGTGCAAAGCCCACCAGGGGAGATACCACCTACTCAGCACATATTCTATCGCCTTGCAGCaaacttttgtatttttgtgttccggcttaatgGGTGAGTccaccagtgtaactacaggcagaccccacgggacataacatcttagttcaaaagGTGGTTGGTGGTTAttaggaattgttaatatttcttaccgtGCTATATATGGTGGTGGCAACTTACCAATGGTCaaaggtggctcatttgcccgaCCGCCTAaatctatttcataaataatatttcagaattaaaattttagtttaatgtaTTTTCCGAATCCACGATCAGATTGGTAATTTCTCTCGAAAGAAAAGATCGTATTTATGAAagtacacatttttatttaaaatatcttccttcttgtgcttaattgaaataaatattgtatgtaatacaATGTGTATTGTATGTAATACATGCCTGTtcaaaagtataaaaacattacatattattacagCTGGAATAACTGTAGTTGCTAAGGGTAGTGCAAAACCAATTATCAAAGATGGTGTCGAGTACCTACAAGCCGATAAAATTATCACCAAACTCAAGATCGGTAATGGACAAGTCTTCATCGATGATGCGGAGAGACCTGTAGCTGGTAAGTAATTTGCAATGTAATTTCAAGGTTAttgccatttttttttcaaaagttttcactttttttatgtgtaagcaagactaaaataaatagacataaacttttttttgaatagcaaaattttaattgaatgttgCTGTTTTATGAAGCTGCAATTATTCggtagaaataatataaagtattaggAGGTCTAATATCGAGATCCGTGAACTATAAATCCTAATAGAAGTAAATagattatattgtaatacatttattttattttttatttatatttattatcattgtaaCAGaagatatatacattaaattctCATTATTTCCTCAGCATCGTCAGCTGCAGCTTTTTTCAACGCCAGCCCATTAGTCGTCCTGGATATCCTCAACCCTCTTATTGAAGAGAGCAGTGCTGCCATCGTTAAAGCctttttcaacaaaatattcGGAACAATACCATTAAATGAGATTTTAGTTGTtgatgcttaatatttaatatcaattgatGTTTGATCGTTTTTGATCAACGAATAATACTTTACAACGTAACTGTTTACTTGATTACGTTTTACTTACAAGcgcaaaaaatacaattttgaacACATGAATACTATCaagtataacttttttaaatggcGCTTTCTGAAAAAGATACTTAAAATTCAAAACACTAAacgttttgtcttttatttatttcgttgatAGGTATCAAGTGTTAGATTTATTGGAAATGCTATttgtcttaatttattaaaaatgtgataattttgtataatgtattttactCAAGTCGTTacgtatatttttagtttagtgtaagttaaattaaagttattaatagaaatatatttttaaaacaaaagtgtttattttttaaggcaCCAAAGAAGTTTCTTTGCCTACTTTTAGgcacaaaattattttctataatattgattttcaaCCATTGTTAACATTGTCATTGAAAATGATAACGTAGAatggtgaaatattttttgtgtgtcaataaaaatatttctgagctaattatttatttattatttaaaacgaccTACTTCTGTTATTAGTCGACTTCGGGAGCAGTTTGAAAAAAgaacaacaataacaacaacaataaaagcctgttaatgtcccactgctgggctaaggcctcctttcccttttgaggagaaggtttggagcttattccaccacgctgctccaatgcgggttggtagaatacgcatgtggcagaatttcagtaaaattagacacatgtaggtttcctcacgatgttttccttcaccgtcaagcacgagatgaattataaacacaaattaagcacatgaaaatttagtggtgcttgcacgggtttgaacccacgatcatcggctaagattcacgcgttttaactactaggccatctcgactcgaaaaaaataacaataaaatgctAATTCTTTATAATAACTATGGTATATCCAAAACCATTGGTCCCTCTCTTTTAGATACgagaccaaagcgccataggtacacagtggaaattccccgcctacgtacgaagcgctttgaatccacattcgtcattcgcactgcgaaactatggaatgctttgcccaagtctgtatttcctgataggtacaacgttggtgtcttcaaatccagagtaagcaggtttcttataggtaagcgtgctacatcctagaccgtgtcgatgcttaacatcaggcaagtcaaggGTCAAACACGGCCAgcgttttattaattgtaaaaaaaaaagatactaaCCGCCGATGTTTCTTCATATTATCAATAACAGGAAATACGATGACATAACAGGTTTTTGTCAGTAGTGTTTGGAAAGAATATAGAAATTTGACTCtaaatatcttcaaaattcATAGAACGTTACGTGAGATCGTTATcctgtataatatttaagttaatctTGATACCCGTATCTCAAATTTCCATTC belongs to Nymphalis io chromosome 2, ilAglIoxx1.1, whole genome shotgun sequence and includes:
- the LOC126773525 gene encoding circadian clock-controlled protein daywake-like, with translation MKVLIILAVCAVVSTKIIPDDFPQCKRNDPELDKCILKAVDVVKPRLLNGIPEVNVPALDPFNVPTLKLDRTASNLRLKATIKNMKAFGASNFKIEKVKLNLNNKYVGEVKLTIPQLEVTAEYDVRGSRILTLDISGKGKFRSNFTGITVVAKGSAKPIIKDGVEYLQADKIITKLKIGNGQVFIDDAERPVAASSAAAFFNASPLVVLDILNPLIEESSAAIVKAFFNKIFGTIPLNEILVVDA